Within the Actinomycetota bacterium genome, the region GGCGCCGTCGCCGCCGGTTCAGCGAGGTAGCGCAGCGTCCGAGACGCTGATCGGATCAGCGACGGATCGTGCCGGTGTACGTGCCGGAGGTCTCTCCGCTCGTGGTGTCCAGTTCACCGGTGGCGGTGAGCGACCCGGTGGCGTCCTGGTAGGACCCGGTGCCTCCGACGATGTGCACCCGGGTGACGAACGGCGACGGCCCGGTGGCGTTGGGGGTGAACGATCCCTCGTCCTCCGCGAAGAGGAACCCTGGCGCGCCGGTCAGCTTGGTCAGCACGCTCTCGCCGGTGAAGTCCACCTCGGCGCCCTTGCCCGACGGGCGCATCGTGAGCATGGTGAACTCGTAGATCGCGACCGCCTTGCCGGTGTCGGCGTCGTGAAGGACCCCGCGGGTGCAGATCCCAACCGGCGAGGTGCACTCGGGCGGGTGCACCGGCTCCGCCTCGAAGGTGCCCTCCCACGGCTCCCCGCCGGACCCGGCGCCGATCAGCACTGCGGCGAGCACGACCAGGACGGGCCAGCCCCGTCGCGAGTTCCGGATCTGCATCGTCGTCCTCCTGCGGGATGGGCTCAACACGTCAGCCCGTGGTCGTCAAGGTGCCCTCGACGATCGGCAGGGTCAGGGCGCTGACGGTGCCGGGGCCCGTGGTGACGGTCAGGACTGGGCGGTAGGGGTCGGGCACGGTGTTCCACCCGGCCGAGCCGACGGTGAGCACGAGCTGGTGGCCGGCGGGGATGCGGCTGGCCAGGGGCATGCTGGTCAGGGTGATGTCGGTCGGGGTGTCGACCGGGAAGTCCGCACCCTCGTCGACGAACACGTGTCGCAGGTCGGTGATCGCCTGCCCCGACTCGGTGTGGTCCGCCGACGCGCACGGGTCGTCGGCGTGGGTGTGGTACAGGAACGAGGTCAGCGTCCCGTCGGGCAGGGTGCTCTCGATGGTCAGGTCGACGGTGTAGTGCCCGGCGATGACGACCTCCTCGGCCAGCGGCTCGGAGACGTACACGAGGTGGTCACCGAGGCAGCCGGGCGCGCGACCGGCGACCGGGCGCAGACAGACCCCGGCGCAGGGCACCTGGTCGCTAGACAGGAACGAGCGGGTCGATGGCTCCATTTGGGACTGGTCGGTGACAAGATCGTCGCCGCTGAGCCACAGCGTGGTCGCCTCGGCGCGGGGCGGCCACTGCCGGGCGCTGTGCCACGCGCCGGCGTCGTCCTGGTAGTCCACGACGCCGGGCGGCGCGATCGCCGAGGCGGACCCGCCGCGCAGGTAGCGGTCCAGCCACGCCACCGCCATCCGGTCGAAGTCGGCGCGGGTGGGGAAGCCGTGGCCCCACTGGCCGAGCATGAACCGCCGGTGCGGGCCGAGCAGGTCCCAGACCCCGTCGAGCTGGGAGATGTGACCGTCCCAGCCGCCGCTGCCGTCACCCTTGAACAACCGGAGGCCCACGGTGGCGAACACGGCCACCTTCGTCCCGTCGATCAGCGGGCGCAGGTCCCGCTCCTGCCAGTACGCCGTGCGGTCGCCGTTCCAGACCGGCGGAGAGTGCACGACCTCCTCGCCGTAGCGGGGGCAGGCGACGTGGTCGGGTCCGGTGTCGGGCACGAACGGGACACCGGTCTGGATGGCCACGGGTGCAAGGCCCCCGGTCGTCAGCAGGGCGGTCCACAGCGGCTGACGGGTATGGCGCGACTCCCGCGTGGCCCCGTTGTTCGTGTAGAGGTTCCACAGGTCGGTGACCGGACTGACCGGGACGACCGCCTTCAGCGACGGCGCGTCGTCGCTGGCGAGTGCGAGCATCTGGCTCCACCCGGGGAAGCTCAGCCCGTACATGCCGACCCTGCCGGTGCTCCACTCCGCGTCCGCGAGCGCCTCGATCACCGTGGCCACGTCGGACGAGTCGACCGGGCCGCCCCACTGCATGCAACCGCCGCTCTCGCCGGTGCCGCGCATGTTCACCAGCGCCACGGCGAAGCCGGCGTCCATCAGTGGCCGCAGCCATCGCACCATCGTGACGTGGCCGTTGTGGTCGTCGGTGAAGGACTCGCTGGGGCCGTAGGCGGTGTTCCAGTACGGGCTGTACTCCAGTACCGGCGCGAACAGTCCCTCCCCTTCGGGGAGGTACACGTGACCGCGCAGCGGCGTGCCGTCGTCGGCCTCCACCTCGAACGGCAGGATCTGGGCCACGCCCGGAAGGCCCGTTTCCTCGATCCGCAACTTCAGGACCGAGTCGCGACCGCCGCCGTCGAGGAGCTGGATCGCGTACGAACGTCCCTCGTCGAGGTTCAACGTGAGGGGTCCAGAGCTCACGATGATGGGTCCCGAGAAGCCGTTGCAGGTCACCTCCTGCTGGGTCAGGAGGTCCTGGCCCTCCCACACGATCAACCAGTTCGTGAAGTCGCTGGCCGTGGGGTCGATCGTGACCTGCACGTCGACCGCCGGCTCGAACCGGTACCACACCGACGGATAGAAGACGTTGGGCACGACGGCGTGTGGCTGCCGCGGGTACGTACAGCTCCCGAGCCTCTCCAACGGCTCGGACGTGGCGCCGCTGATGTCCCGGGTGTCGGTGTACGGCAGCGACTCGACCACCGCCGCGTCGGCGTAGTCGTCGTTGTTCGGGCGCTCGCCTCGCCGGTGACCACAGCCGGAACGAACCCCACCAGCGCCGGGACCACCAGCAGCCACGCCAGCCGCGTGCCGGGCGACCGGCGCGCCTGTTGCAGGGAGTCGTTAGCCATGGTCTCGCCTCGGTGTCGGGGTCGACCTCAGGGGCGTTCCACCGCGAGGAACACGACATCACGGCGCGGCACGAGACACGGTCGGCGCGGAACGACCTCTACTACACCGGTCCCGCTGCCGATGAAGGTCTTGAGAGCCTGCTGGCCGAAGGCGATGGTGTCGGCGCTGACTCCACACGCAGGTCGCCGCTTCGGCGCCGAGCCGGCGTGGCTCGCCCCGGCCAGAAGCGCTGGCGCCTGCCTCGGCCCGATGTGATCAGTTGGGCGGTCCGGGCTCGTGTTCGACGATGGTGTCCCACGTCAGCGCGTGGAGCATCAGGTGCTGGCCGGTGAGGGTCATCGCGTAGGGCTCGAGACCGAACCAGTGGTCGAACGCCTCGGTGGGGGTGGGCAGGATCGCGCCGAACGCCACGACCCGACCGGCACCCAGTGGGGCGGTGCCCAGCACGGTCCGGTCGGTGTCGTTGCCCTCGTGGGTCACCTTGGGGCCGCTGGGCGGGTCCACGGTCCCGATGGTCGTGCCCCCGGCCGCCTCCCACGCGGCCCGGTCGACCGACCAGATGGGGGCGCTGTTCTCGGTGATGGTCTCGGGGCCGCGGCCGTCGAGACAGACGACGCAGGCGATCCAGTAGTTGTCGCGTTCGAGCAGCAGGGGGTAGCCGAGCGCGGTCGGCTCGTAGGTCTGGCGTGCCGGCTCGTGCAGGCCGTCGGTCCAGGGGTGGGTGCGGTCGAGGTCGGCGTAGCCGACGTAGCCGCGGTGCTCGGTCACCGCGTCCGCGGCGATCGGCAGCAGGTCGGGTGCGAGCTGCAGGGCGGCGTCGGTGAGCACGACGTTGCCTCCGGCCTGGGCGAAGGCTCGGAGCTGGTCGGGATCCGCTTCGGTGTGGTCGGCGACGACCACGGTGGCGAGGTCGGGCCACAACTGCCGTGCCGGCGCCAGCCGTACGACGGCATCGGTCACCGACCGGCGCAGGTCGCGGAACCAGTCGGTGTTGGCCACGTCGTAGCCGACCTGGTCGATCGAGGGGTGGAAGGGGGTCCCGGGGTAGCCGGCGGGGGGCGGGGTGGGGTTGCCGTCGGCGTCGGTGACGCGATCGCCGGTGGCGATGTAGCCGACCGGGCCGCCGAGGTCGTGCTCGCGCACGACGTCGCGGTCGAAGCGGGTCGCGGCGTGCACCAGCAGCACGTCGGTCATCGCGCGCACGTTGTCGACGAACAGCTGGAACAGCTCGCCCGGGTCCGTCCGGTGCGGGCGGGAGACCACGTCGCAGGGGATCTCGTGCAAGAAGGTATCGGCGCCCAGCCCGGCTTCGGCGCCGAAGAACCACGCCCACGCGTTCGGCGTGTTGTAGTCGATCTGCTCCCACGTCGTCCCGTAGCTGTTCCAGTGTGTCGTGAGGTAGACGAGCTTGCTGGTCTCGGCCTCGCCCCGGTGCTCGTCCCAGGCGCGCAGCGCGTGGCCTCGGGCCTGCTCGACCGCGTCGAGGAGCTGGCGGTGCACCGGGGTCACCACCTCGTGACCGTCGCGCCACAGCGTCTGGTAGGCACGCTGGGTGATGCGCTCCGCGACGTCGTGGAGCCGGTCGATCCGGGCAGCGTCGCTGCCCTGGTCCACGAAGAGCATCGCGCCGGTCGGGACGGGACCGTGGTAGTCCATCGCCGCGGCGAACGGACGCCCACCCAGCTCCGCCTCCCGCACCTGCCGCAGGTAGGTGGTGATCGCGCCGCCGGCGGGCTGGGTCAGCGTCGAGTAGCCCCAGTTGTTGATGACCCGGTCCTGCGGGATGACCCAGCCGGGCCCGTAGGCGATGCGGTTGGTGTTGGCACCGGCGCCGTTGCTCGTCGAGTCTCCCCAGCCGTCGGGTGAGAGCACCACGAACATCAGCTTGACCCGGCGCAGCAACTCACCCACCGGCATCTCCAGCGTCTCCCCGGTGGTGCCGGTGCCCGCCCGCACCAGCGTGTCGGGAGCCTCGCGGGCCGCGATCGCCAGGTCCTCGATGATCCTCGGGATGGCCTCCAGGCCGCACCACTCCTTGCCGTGCGCCACCGTCAGCAGCAGGTAGCCCTTGCCGGCATCCGGCACCGACCGGTCGGTGATCGTGGCGACGTGGAAGTCGTGACCGTCGCCGGTGTCGCCGGGGTGCCACGGCGCCAGCCCGTCGCCGCCGACGCTGACCGCGTTGGGGTCACCGAGCTCCTCACGCACCGTGGTGAGCGCCACCAGGTCCGGGTAGCGCTGGACCAGCACCCGAGCCCCCAGCACGAAGTCGCCGCGGCGGATGGCTGCCCCTCCCGCGTCGCGCGGCTCGGGGAACACCCGGCCCTCGATGTCCGGGGTGGGCACGGGCAGCGACCCCTCCGGTCGTGGCGGTGCCGACGACACCGACCACAACACGACGTCGTCGAGCCACACGCCCACCCCGAGCCGCTCACAGAACAGCAGCGGCGGCTGGACCAACCCCCCGCTGCATAGGACGTCACTCGTGAGGCGGAAGCGCACCTGGAACGGACCCGCCGGAGGGGTGAAGGTGACGCGTTCGGCGTTCCAGTCCGGCCACGGGCCGGACTCGCCGCTCACCGACCGGAGCTCGTGCCACGTCAGCCCGTCCCCGGACCACGCGACCTCCAGGAAGTCGAAGCCCTCCTCGGTCCTCATCCGCTGCCACCAGTCCAGGGCCACGGCGTCCCCGTCGCCCTCTATGAGCGGTGACACCAACGCGGTGTCCGCGAAGTCCTCGTAGGCAGGGATCTGGAACGAGATGTCGGATGCGGCTCCCGGGCCCCCGCGTTCCCACGTCGTGGTCGGCGCTCCTGGCGTGTCGACGGTCCACCCCTCGGCGTCGGCCTCGAACCCGAACGGCCCAGCGATCGGCTCCGGTGCAGCATCCTCTGCGGCGATCGTGCCGAGCCCGGTCAGCAGCGCCACGACCAGCACGGGCCAGCGGTAGCTGTGGATCCCCATCGTCGGCCTGCCTTCGGTCGGGTCGACCGTGGGACGTTCCACCACGGGGAACGCGACGCCCGGGCCCGGAACGACAGGCGATCAGCGCGGAACGGTTCTCTACTCCCCGAGTAGCACGTTGGACTCACGCGGTGAGGGAGCGACTCCAGGTGCTGCTCGAGGAGCACGAGTTGGCTGACTGGTGCTAGCGGCGAGCGCGGGTGCGGTGAACCGCCCCGTTCGACGCGACCCCGCTTGCAGCACCCGCAACGGCGATCGGCAGGGTGAAGCGGAAGGTCGTGCCGGCGCCGAGGGTGCTGTCGTAGGTGATCTCGCCACCGTGTGCCTCGACCAGCCGGCGGGTCAACGCCAGTCCGAGGCCGGTCGATGCCTGGCCGGTACGTGGGGCAGTGCGTTGGACACGGAAGAAGGGCTCGAACAGCTGGTCGCCCACGCCGTCGGGGATCCCGAGGCCGGCGTCGGCGACGAGCACGGCGACATGGTCCTCCTCGGCTTCTGCCGTGACCCTCACCTCGCTCCCGGGGGGGCTGTACTTGACCGCGTTGTCCACGAGGTTGATCACGATCTCGCGGAGGCGCTCCCGATCCGCGGCGACGACGGGTAGATCCTCCCCGATGTCCACGGTGAGATCGATCTCGCCGGCACGGGTCAAGCCGGCGAGGGTCGGGTGGAGGTCGGCCACGAACTCGGCCAGCGCGACGGGCTCCGGCTCGACCTCGAGGGTGCCGCTCTCGGCGCGGGCGAGTTCGAGGATCTCGGACACGACGCCGAGGAGCTGCGCGGCCGACTGGCGGATGGCCCGCCCGGTGTCGGCGACTTCGCCCTCGTCCGCCTCCAGCAGCAGCAGGTCCGACTGGCTGAGGATGATCGCCAGCGGGGTCCGTAGCTCGTGGCTGAGCGACGCGAAGAACTCGGTGCGTTGCCGCAGCAGCCGCTCGACCTCGGCGGTGCGCTGCTCCACGCGCGACTCGAGCGTCGCGTAGCTGGCCTGGAGCTGCTCGGCCATCTGGTTCAGCCCGCTGGCGACCTCGCCGATCTCGTCACCACTGACGATCGGGACCCGGGCGGTCAGGTCACCCGACCCGAGGCGCTTGTTGGCCTCCACCAGCGGCCGGACCTGGCGCAGGATCCCGCGTGACACCAGCGCCCCGACCGCGACGATGCCGACGAGCGCGAGCAGCAGCACGAGGGTCAGTCGCAGGCCCGTGCCCCGGAGGTCGGCGAAGGCCGACTCGGCGGACAGCGTGACGGCCACCGTCCCGCGAGCCTCGCCCTGCAGGCCGTACGGGGCGTAGAGCGTGTGCACCTCCGACCCGCTGACCTCGCCGACGACACGCACGAGCCGGTCGGGTTCCGGCCCGGTGTCCTCTGCAACCGACGGCGTCGTGCCGGTCGCGGCCAGCGGTCGCCCCGCCTCGTCGAACAGCGTCAGGCCACCACCGTCGAGACGCGCCGCCAGATCGCCCGCTGCCAGGCCCTCCAGGACATCGCTCAGGTCCTGGGCGACGACCGCCGCCCCGACCGGGGCGCACGGGTCGGTGCCGGAGCAGATCGGTGCCGCGATGGCCAACATCGTGGATGCGCCGGTAGCCACGAACCCGGCGTGCTTGTTGCCATCCTCGCTCGCCAGTGCCGCGGCGATGAACGAGCTGCTCGCATCGAACGTCATGCCGCTGGGTGTACCGGCGGATCCCAGCGACGCGAGCGGTGTCCCGTCCGTGACGAGGACCGCGACCGCGTCGAGCTCCCCCTTCAGGGCCACCACGGGACGCAGCAGGTCCGCCGACGCCGCGGGGTCGCCCTCGGTGACCGCGGCCGCCATCCCCTCGAGGTTGGCAGCGAGGTTGGCCGACTCCAGCAGGTACAGCTCACGCTGCTGTAGGCGAAGGCCGGGCGACGTCCGCTTCCGTCTCCGACGGTGGCACCAGGCCCAGCACCTGCGCCACGAACGCCTCGGTCAGCCGCGCGATCGTCCCCCGCAGCGCGGTGTAGTCCAGGGCCGCGCCCCCCGACGCCCCGCTCAGCGGCTCCCGGTCCGGCGTCGACAGGCCCACCTGCACCGCCCCGAACAGCACCAGCCACGCCGCGAACCCCTCCGCCGACGCGTGACCGATCGTCGAGGCGTCGCCGCGCGTCACGACACACCTCCCAGGGAGTGCACGAACAGGTCCCTGCCGCCGTTGGTGTCGTCGTCCACGAGGTTGTCGGCGGACGACAGGAAGACGACCTCGGCGCCGCTGGGGGACAGGCCCCCGAGTGAGCTGCAATTGTTGGCCTGCTCGCCGCGGGAGTTGACCGACACCAGTAGCGTGGTGCCGGCGTGGCGGTCGCGCAGGTACACGTCGTCGAAGCACCCGGTCGCGGTGGGCACGGCGGCGCGTGCTTCGTCGCGTGCCGACAGGTTGTCCGCCGGCGACTCGAAGGCGACGTAGCGCCCGTCGTCCGACACGAGCGCGTAGAACTCACCGACGCCGGCCCGCTCGGTCGCGTCCCTCTCGACCTGCTGCTGCTCGCCGTCGCTGTTCACCGACACGACCTCCAGCGACCCGGATGCCACGTCGTAGCCGAAGATGTCCGTGATCTCGTTGCGGTCCTCTGCGACCAGGTCCGAGGCCAGTGACGCGAACACCACCACGCGGCCGTCACCGGAGATGTCCGGTGCGAACACGTGGCCGTTCGAGGGCCCGCCCCCGTTGACACTGCTGGAGACGAAACGCATCTCGCCCGTGACGCGGTCGGCCAGGAACAGCTGGAAGGTCTCGCCGGGATCGATGCCCGGCACGAGGTTGGACGCCACCGACTTGAACACCACCAGCCGCCCATCCGCGGACACCGCCGGACCGGAACTGGCGCCGTTCCCGGGCTCGCCCGCCGCGTCGACCGACACCCGGGTCGTCTCGCGCACGCAGCGATCGTGGGCGTAGACCTGGTAGGGCGGGTTGAAGCGGGCGTCGACCACCGCGGCCTCCTGGTCCTCACCCTCGATCAGACCGAGCATGGCGGACTCGAAGACCACGACACAGCCGTCCGCGGTGATCGACAGCTGCGCGACCCACTCGATGCAGGGTTGGTGCTGGTGCCCTCCGACCGGCGCGTCCCGTGGGCGGTGCTGGCAGTCGGCCCGGAACGGCGTGAGCAGGGCGTGAACGGTAGCGAAGCGCCGTCCCTGACGGCCCGACGACGACACCGACACCCGGGTGGTCTCACGGGTGAGCCGGTCGTGGACGAAGGCGTCGTGCTCCTTATTGGTGTCGTCGGGCACGAGGTTGTCCGCCCACGAGTAGAACGCCACGAAGCGACCGTCCGCCGAGATGTCGACCGGGCTGCCCCCGCTGTGGTCGTTGCCCTCGGTGCCGTCCGAGGCTTCCGAGACCCGTTCGACCGCACCCGTCAGCCGGTCCTTGACGAACACGTCCCAGGCGGCGTTCGTGTCGCCGGGCACGAGCTGGGACGACAGCGACTGGAACGCCACGAACCGACCGTCCGCGGACGTCGCGCCCATCCAGTACCGCGCCGCGCCGATCTCCTCCCCCTCGGAGTTCAGCGAGACCCGCTCGGTGACGCCGGCTGCGTCCAGCGTGAACACCGTGGAGCCACCGCCCGCGGGCCGGCCGACCTGGAAGTAGTAGTCCGAGCCCGCTACCGACTCGAACGCGACGTGCGCGTCGCCGACCAGGTCGGTGTCGCAGCCGACGCGGTGCAAGTCGTCCAGGCCGCTGCCGGTGAAGACACCCAGGCTGGTCGCGCTCGAGGTCCCCTCCGTCGAAGCGACCAGTCCGGTCGTCCTTTCCGGGCTGTAGCGGTACCACAGCGTCGGACCGGCCGGGGCGCACGACGACGGCTCGCCCGGCTGCCGCGAGGCACTGCGCGCGTCGGTCCGCGCGGTGAACGGCACCGACGGCACCTCGTACGCCTCCGCGAACGTGTCGTTGTCGGGGGGATGGGTGACCTCGATCCGTCCGGCCGGTGGAGCATCCAGCGGGGTCTGCTCAGCGCTGATCGGAGCCGCAGGGCTCGCGATGTCACGGGCCGGATCAGCCGTGTCATCCGTCGTCGGGGCCGGGACCAGTCCCAGCACCTCGGCGATGAACGCCTCGGTGAGCTGCGCGATCGTCCCCCGCAACGCGGAGTAGTCCAGGGCGACGGCCCCCGACTCCCCGCTCAGCAGCTCCCGATCCGGCGTCGACAACCCCACCTGCACCGCCCCGAACAGCACCAGCCACGCCGCCAGGCCGGCACCGACCAGCCGCGGCGTGGCGAGAGACCGGGCGCGGGGCGCATCCCCGACCCCCAGTCCCCGGTCGATCCGCTGCGACGCTGCCATCCGATGCTCTCGTACCTCCCGGGGGCGCTTCGACACAGGCGCGCCCGGAACCTGCCTCAGCAGCCCGATCGGACCCTCACTGCTCCATCGTTCCACCGCGTGGAACACCAGGTCGGAGCTGGGAACACGAAAGTCCGCGGCCACGCGACGATCACGGCAGGACCGCGAAGTCGTGGAAGAACAGGTCGCCGCCCCAGTCGCCGTTGGTGACGTCCTCGACGAGGTTGTCGGCGGCGTTGACGTAGGCGACCGTGCCGCCGTCGCCGGAGATGAACGGTGCGGCCGAGCAGCGGCTGCCCGGCTGCCCCTGCTGGCAACCGACACCGACAGGGTCGTACCCGCCACCGTGTCCGGGACGAGGGGAGCGCGAGCGAACGAACGAGAGGACTTGGGATGACCTCGTCAGCGTCGACCGCGGGTAGCGACGCTCGCGCCTCGTCCCGCTTGCTGCATCTCGTCGCGGGCCGCGTTCGCCGCACGGAAGATCTGCCACAGGGGATGGTCGA harbors:
- a CDS encoding CocE/NonD family hydrolase, which gives rise to MAAGGPGAGGVRSGCGHRRGERPNNDDYADAAVVESLPYTDTRDISGATSEPLERLGSCTYPRQPHAVVPNVFYPSVWYRFEPAVDVQVTIDPTASDFTNWLIVWEGQDLLTQQEVTCNGFSGPIIVSSGPLTLNLDEGRSYAIQLLDGGGRDSVLKLRIEETGLPGVAQILPFEVEADDGTPLRGHVYLPEGEGLFAPVLEYSPYWNTAYGPSESFTDDHNGHVTMVRWLRPLMDAGFAVALVNMRGTGESGGCMQWGGPVDSSDVATVIEALADAEWSTGRVGMYGLSFPGWSQMLALASDDAPSLKAVVPVSPVTDLWNLYTNNGATRESRHTRQPLWTALLTTGGLAPVAIQTGVPFVPDTGPDHVACPRYGEEVVHSPPVWNGDRTAYWQERDLRPLIDGTKVAVFATVGLRLFKGDGSGGWDGHISQLDGVWDLLGPHRRFMLGQWGHGFPTRADFDRMAVAWLDRYLRGGSASAIAPPGVVDYQDDAGAWHSARQWPPRAEATTLWLSGDDLVTDQSQMEPSTRSFLSSDQVPCAGVCLRPVAGRAPGCLGDHLVYVSEPLAEEVVIAGHYTVDLTIESTLPDGTLTSFLYHTHADDPCASADHTESGQAITDLRHVFVDEGADFPVDTPTDITLTSMPLASRIPAGHQLVLTVGSAGWNTVPDPYRPVLTVTTGPGTVSALTLPIVEGTLTTTG
- a CDS encoding HAMP domain-containing histidine kinase, yielding MAAAVTEGDPAASADLLRPVVALKGELDAVAVLVTDGTPLASLGSAGTPSGMTFDASSSFIAAALASEDGNKHAGFVATGASTMLAIAAPICSGTDPCAPVGAAVVAQDLSDVLEGLAAGDLAARLDGGGLTLFDEAGRPLAATGTTPSVAEDTGPEPDRLVRVVGEVSGSEVHTLYAPYGLQGEARGTVAVTLSAESAFADLRGTGLRLTLVLLLALVGIVAVGALVSRGILRQVRPLVEANKRLGSGDLTARVPIVSGDEIGEVASGLNQMAEQLQASYATLESRVEQRTAEVERLLRQRTEFFASLSHELRTPLAIILSQSDLLLLEADEGEVADTGRAIRQSAAQLLGVVSEILELARAESGTLEVEPEPVALAEFVADLHPTLAGLTRAGEIDLTVDIGEDLPVVAADRERLREIVINLVDNAVKYSPPGSEVRVTAEAEEDHVAVLVADAGLGIPDGVGDQLFEPFFRVQRTAPRTGQASTGLGLALTRRLVEAHGGEITYDSTLGAGTTFRFTLPIAVAGAASGVASNGAVHRTRARR